In Candidatus Delongbacteria bacterium, one genomic interval encodes:
- a CDS encoding AAA family ATPase: MKKLGLGIQELSKFKINNYIYVDKTEIIHTLVTTGKYYLLSRPRRFEADKREEIFRTLYL, from the coding sequence ATGAAAAAATTAGGTCTTGGAATACAAGAACTATCTAAATTCAAAATAAATAATTATATCTATGTTGATAAAACAGAAATAATACATACTCTTGTAACAACAGGAAAATACTACTTACTCTCTCGTCCAAGAAGATTTGAAGCAGATAAAAGAGAAGAAATATTTCGAACCTTATATTTATGA
- a CDS encoding PD-(D/E)XK nuclease domain-containing protein produces MKQIKEKKYFEPYIYDGREVFCVGVAFDKDERNIKEYKVLTVQEMENY; encoded by the coding sequence TTGAAGCAGATAAAAGAGAAGAAATATTTCGAACCTTATATTTATGATGGCAGGGAAGTTTTTTGTGTAGGTGTAGCTTTTGATAAAGATGAGAGAAATATTAAAGAGTATAAAGTTTTGACAGTACAAGAGATGGAAAATTATTAG